GACGAAGCCCCGACCGAGCTGCTGCGCAAGTTCGAGCCGCTGGGGGCTTATCTGGAGCAGAAACTGGGCATGAAAGTCGAGTTTGTGCCGGTGGCCGACTACCCGGCGGTGGTCGAAGCGCTGGCCACCAACCGCCTCGACATGGCGTGGCTCGGCGGTTTCACCTTCGTCCAGGCGCAGCTGAAAAGTGATCCCAAGGTCATTCCATTGGTCCAGCGCGAGCAGGACGCGCAGTTCACCAGCAAATTCATCACCGCCGACCCGAACGTCAAAAGCCTCGCCGACCTGAAAGGCAAAACCTTCGCTTTCGGTTCGGTGTCGTCGACGTCCGGCAGCCTGATGCCGCGCTATTTCATGCTCAAGGACGGCATCAAACCGGAGAGCTATTTCAGCCGCGTCGGTTACTCCGGCGCCCACGACGCCACCGTCGCCTGGGTGCAGGCCGGCAAGGTCGACGCCGGTGTGCTGAACGCCAGCGTCTGGCAGAAACTGGTGGACGCCGGCAAGGTCGACACCAATAAGGTCAAGGTCTTCGCCACCACCCCGACCTACTTCGATTACAACTGGACCGTGCGCGGCACCCTCGACCCGGCGCTGGCGGCGAAGATCAAACAGGCCTTCCTCGACCTCGACCCGGCCAACCCTGAGCAGAAGAAAATCCTCGACCTGCAAGCCGCCAGCCGTTTCATCGCCACCAGCCCGGACAACTACAAAGGCATCGAGGAAGCCGCCCGCGCCGCCGAATTGCTGAAATGACCTTGCGCCTCCAGCAGGGTTTTCTGCGCCACACCCATGGCGTCGAAGCCCTGCGCGGCGTGGATTTGCAAATCGAGGCCGGCGAACAGGTGGCGATCATCGGCCCGTCCGGCGCCGGCAAATCGAGTCTGCTGAACCTGCTGGCGACCGCCATTCGCCCCAGCAGCGGCGACATCGAAGTGCTGGGCGAGCGCGCCTGGCACTTGTCCGCCCACCAGCGGCAACGGCTGCGCGCACGCATCGGCCTGATCCATCAGGCCCCGCCCCTGCCACCCCGGCAACGGGTGGTGACGGCGGTGCTGGCCGGCAAGCTCGGGCAATGGAGCCTGGGCAAAAGCCTGATCAATCTGCTGCATCCGCTCGACGTGCCCGGCGCCCGCGCGGCACTCGCGCGACTGGATCTGGCGGACAAACTCTTCAGTCAATGCCAGCAACTGTCCGGCGGGCAATTGCAGCGCGTCGGCATTGCCCGTGTGTTGTATCAGGCACCGGAAGTGTTGCTGGCCGACGAACCGGTCTCGGCCATGGACCCGGTGCTGGCCGGGCACACGCTGTCGATCCTGTCGCGCCATGCCCGAGAGAACAACGTCACACTGGTGGCGAGCCTGCACGCTGTGGAACTGGCGCTGGCGCACTTCCCGCGCATCATCGGTTTACGCGAAGGGCAAATCCTCTTCGACTGCACGTCCGCACAGGTCAGCCGCGAGATGCTCGACACCCTCTACGCCAACGAACAACTGCAATCCCCGGCGCCGACCGTGCCGCCGCTGGTTGTGCAGATTCCCCGATGCTGAGCGCCGACACCCGCGACCCCGCCGCGCTACCACGGTTGCTGTTGACCGTGCTGGCGATTGCCCTGCTATGGCCGGGAATTCAGCTCAGCGAACTGGATGTGGGCGTGCTGTTGCGTGCCGACAATCAGAACGAAATCGGCCGGTTTGTCTCGACGTTCTGGCCACCGGAGCATGATCGGGAATTTCTTCAACTACTGCTCAAA
The sequence above is a segment of the Pseudomonas sp. HS6 genome. Coding sequences within it:
- a CDS encoding putative selenate ABC transporter substrate-binding protein, producing the protein MLKRTLALTAGLALSLSAVLAHAADVLKVSAIPDEAPTELLRKFEPLGAYLEQKLGMKVEFVPVADYPAVVEALATNRLDMAWLGGFTFVQAQLKSDPKVIPLVQREQDAQFTSKFITADPNVKSLADLKGKTFAFGSVSSTSGSLMPRYFMLKDGIKPESYFSRVGYSGAHDATVAWVQAGKVDAGVLNASVWQKLVDAGKVDTNKVKVFATTPTYFDYNWTVRGTLDPALAAKIKQAFLDLDPANPEQKKILDLQAASRFIATSPDNYKGIEEAARAAELLK
- a CDS encoding phosphonate ABC transporter ATP-binding protein, coding for MTLRLQQGFLRHTHGVEALRGVDLQIEAGEQVAIIGPSGAGKSSLLNLLATAIRPSSGDIEVLGERAWHLSAHQRQRLRARIGLIHQAPPLPPRQRVVTAVLAGKLGQWSLGKSLINLLHPLDVPGARAALARLDLADKLFSQCQQLSGGQLQRVGIARVLYQAPEVLLADEPVSAMDPVLAGHTLSILSRHARENNVTLVASLHAVELALAHFPRIIGLREGQILFDCTSAQVSREMLDTLYANEQLQSPAPTVPPLVVQIPRC